A genomic segment from Bacillus sp. B-jedd encodes:
- a CDS encoding DUF47 domain-containing protein → MAFKKNDKFSLLLGEIASNLKESVNYFTDYKLRNVSDLKTFSENMKEFETKGDTYVHTVIKELNDAFITPIEREDILHLSNSMDDVLDGLEHCAALFEMYSMTDADDFMLQFTSAIQSSVLEIEKAVTLLATKKLLQIREHAISIKDYESKCDGILRQSIKHLFSVEKDPIRIIQYKEIYETLEDIADSCQGVANTLETIIMKNA, encoded by the coding sequence ATGGCTTTTAAAAAGAATGACAAGTTCTCTTTGCTTCTTGGGGAAATTGCTTCAAACCTTAAGGAAAGCGTAAATTACTTTACAGATTATAAGCTAAGAAATGTAAGCGACCTAAAGACTTTTTCCGAAAACATGAAGGAGTTCGAAACAAAAGGCGATACTTATGTCCACACGGTAATCAAAGAGTTGAATGATGCCTTCATCACTCCGATTGAACGCGAAGATATCCTTCACCTTTCAAATAGTATGGACGATGTCCTGGACGGACTTGAGCATTGCGCCGCCCTTTTTGAAATGTATTCCATGACTGATGCGGATGACTTTATGCTGCAGTTCACTTCAGCCATCCAGAGCAGCGTTCTTGAGATTGAAAAGGCGGTTACCCTTCTTGCAACGAAAAAATTGCTGCAAATTCGCGAACACGCCATTTCAATTAAAGACTATGAATCAAAATGTGATGGTATTTTAAGACAATCGATAAAACACCTATTTTCGGTTGAAAAAGATCCGATCCGAATCATTCAATATAAAGAAATTTATGAAACACTTGAAGACATTGCCGACAGCTGCCAGGGGGTAGCCAACACACTTGAAAC